ATCATCCAGCATCAGTCGGCGCAGCACCTGGAGGTGCTCCCCGCCAAAGGCGGTGCCGCACGATGCCACTGCGGTCTTCACACCGGCGGCGTACATGGCCATGACGTCCGTATAGCCCTCGACCACCACTGCCTGGTGGTTATCGGCAATATTGCGCTTGGCCAGATCGAGACCGAAGAGCACCTTGGACTTGTGATAGAGCATGGTCTCGGGGGTGTTCATGTACTTGCCGAGCTTGTCGTCGTCGAAAAGCTTGCGGGCGCCAAAGCCAATGACGTTGCCGGAAAGGTCCTTGATGGGCCACAGCAGGCGGCGGTGGAAGCGGTCAATGGGGCCGCGCTTGCCCATCTTGGAAATGCCGGCCGCCTCCAGTTCCTCGAAGGAAAAGCCCAAGCGCAACAGGTGCTTAGTGGCGGTATCCCACCCCTCCGGCGCATAGCCGCACTCAAAGTCATAGATGACCTCGCGGGAAAAGCCGCGATCCAGCAGAAAATCGCGCGCGGTAGCCGCCTGCGGCGTCTCCAATTGCTGACGGTAGAACTCGTGCGCGGCCTTATTCGCAGCGATGAGGCGCTGACGCGTGCCGGGCTTCTCATTGCGCGCGCCTGTGGAACCGCCCTGGTAGTTAATGTGGTAGCCAATCTTCTGCGCTACCGCTTCCACCGCTTCTGGGAAGGAAACCTGCTCCATTTCCATCAGGAAGCTAAAGACATCGCCGCCCTTGCCGGTGGAAAAGCAGTGATAGTAGCCGCGCTGCGGGCGTACGTGGAAGGACGGGGTCTTTTCATCTTTGAAGGGGCTCAGGCCCTTCAGCGAATCATGTCCGGCGGGCTTGAGCTGAACGTACTCGCCCACGATTTCTTCTAAAGGCGCGCGTTCACGGATAGCTTGGATGTCGCTGTCCGGAATTCTGCCTTTTGCCATGCGTACAGACTACCCCGCGCGCGGCGGGAATGTTCAAATGGCTTGGCCAGGATGGTGTGGTGCCTGTGGGTTCACGGTTTGGGCGGAAATTACCCTCTGATGGGGTGTATTCCGCATGCCTTTACCTACCCCCGTGACGGGGGAATTTTTGGCCTTGTTGGGAGCGCCGGCCGATTTCGGTATTCACCGCTGCACCTGCAAGAATAAAGGTATGTCCAAGTCCCAAGCGTCCAAGAAATCGCTCCCGGTAGCCCTCGGCGGCCTTGCGCTTGCCGTCGTTGCTGGCTACTTCGGCTTCGACCTCGGCGGCAATGATGATTCCTCTGCTTCTTCGCCGTCTGAGTCCGCAGGTGGCGCTAAGGCTGGCGACGCCGATACCTGCGAGATGTCCTCCCTCCCCGCCGAGGCGAAGGACACCGCGGGCGATATCTTGGCCGGTGGACCCTATGACTACCCGGATAATGACAACGCCCGCTTTGGCAACTACGAGGGACGCCTGCCGCAGCAGGACAAGAATTACTACCGCGAATACACGGTAGAAACCCCGGGCAGCAAGAACCGCGGCGCCCGCCGCATCATCACCGGCGGCGGCAGCGAGACCGACCCGGACGTGTGGTACTACACCGATGACCACTATGAAAGCTTCTGTTCTATCCCAGACGCGGAGGAGTAATCATGCAACGCATCCTCATTACTGAGCACATCCGCACCCGCGCGGACTTCTTCAACGCGCTAGGCCGCACTCGCGGCTGCGAAGATTGTGGGCCACGCAACCTCGATGGCCTCGCGGACTTCCTACGCGAGCAGCGCACCAGCGTCATCATTGCCTCCAATATGGATATCGAAGGCGAGGACCTAGCGGCGGTAGCTAGCGTGCTCGAGGACCAAGGTGCCGCGTTGGTGCGCTAGCGACTCAGGCCCTGGGGCTGGAGCGGGAGCTGAGGAGTTAGGTCCATAGATTTGAGGCCGAATTGAGGGTTGTGAGCTCTCAATTCGGCCTTTTCGCGCTCAGATCGGCCTGATGAGTATCGACCTAACTCTAGCGCGGTGCTGGGTGGGTGAGCCAGGTTTAGCTGAGGAACCCCGAAAGCTCCGCACTCCTGCGGGCCAAGCGCTCCAGGCGGGACTCTGTCATGGAGGCAATCTGGTCGATGATGGCGCGGTCGCGGGCTGCGTCGGTATCGGCCTGCTCCCACCACAGGCGGAAGGTGGCATCGAGGGAGCCGGGGGCGCCGGCTACCAGGTAGTCGTAGACGCGGTAGATGCGCTCGCGCTGGCGGTCTTGGCGTGCGAGGTGGGCGGGCTCGTCCATGACGTAGAGGACGGCGATGGTTTTCAGCAGCTTGACCTCTGCTTCGGCTTGCTTGGGCACGATGAGGTCGCCGTGCATGCGGCCAAGGCTATTGGAGGCGATGAGTTCGGCATTGGCCTCGCTGGTGGCGCCAACCGTCGCGCCCACATAGCGGCCGACGAGCTCGGAGGTCATCTTCTTCAGGTTGGCGTAGTCGCGTAAGGAATAGTCAAAGTCGCCGATGGCGTTGATGACGCTTAAGTTGCGCAGGCTATCGGCTGCTTCTAGAAGCTCGTCGGCGGTGCCGCCGAAGGCCTTGGCGCCCTTTTCTGCTAGTTGGGCCAGTTCCACCAAGTCCCAAAGCACGTTCAAAGAGATGCGCCGGGAGATGATGCCATCTTCCACGTCGTGCACGGAGTAGGCGATGTCATCGGACCAGTCCATGACCTGGGCCTCGATGCACTTGCGGTTATCGGTATGACCCTCGCGCAGCCAGTCCAAAAGGTGCGCATCCTCGTCATAGGCGCCGTACTTGCGGTTGGTGGTGCCATCCGGGTTGGTCTTGGTCCACGGGTATTTGCAGGCGCCGTCGAGGGCCGCGCGGGTGAGATTGAGTCCAAAGCTCTGTGGCTCACCGCGGGCATCGTCCACGATGACCTTCGGCTCCAGGCGGGTGAGGATACGCAAGGTTTGGGCGTTGCCCTCGAAGCCGTTGAGGGCAACCTCATTGAGCGCATTCTCGCCGTTGTGGCCATAGGGCGGGTGGCCGATGTCATGGGTCAGGCCGGCCATATCGCAGAGATCGGGATCGAGGCCCAGCCCGGAGCCGATGCTGCGCGCGATTTGGCCGACCTCCAGGGAGTGGGTCAGCCGGGTGCGCGGGGTATCGCCGTCGCGCGGGCCGACGACCTGCGTTTTATCCGCTAGCCGGCGCAGCGCGGCCGAGTGCAGCACGCGGGCGCGATCGCGGGCGAAGAGCCCGCGGTGCTCTTCCACGGGGTGGAAGGCTGAGCCCTTCGGCTTTTCATCGGCCAGGCGGGCGAAGTCGGCGGCGGAATAAGAATAGGACACGGCCTCAAGCTTATTCCGCCAACAGGCCTTGTGGGTGAGCAACGTGGCTTAAGCGCGGTCGTCTTCCTGCTGAATCGTCTGATGCCGCAGCTTTTGATTGGGCCGCAGCACTTGTTCCACGCGGTAGAAACCATTGCGCAGCGCCGCGGCGCCGCGCGGCGGTAACAGGCCGGCCACCAGCGCGTAGGCCACGCCACCGGTTTCGTGGGCGAGGTAGCGCCACCAAGGGGCGGAAAAGCGCGCGGCCGGGTAGTACGGCGTGCCGGAGACGGTGGCCGTGATGCCCTCTTGGCGGGCGATGAGTGCGGTGCGCAGGCGGTGGAGGGGATCGGTGATGATGGTGGCGTCGGAAAGCGCGAAGGCTTCCTTGACCGCGCACAGGGAGCTGCGGGTATCCATCCCCTCTTCCACCGCGTGCACGGTCAGGTGCGGGAAGTGCTCGCGCAGGTAGCTGCGGCCAACACCGGCCTCAGTAAACCTATCCCCGGGCAGCTTGCCGCCCACGGTAATGACCTCCAGTCCTTCGGCGGTGGCGAGCTCACCAGCGTGGCGCAGGCGGCCGGCCAAGATCCGGGAGGGGCGGCCATCGTATTGGGCGGTTCCTAAAACAATTGCGTACTTCACTGCCCCACTACACTACCTGCCGGAAAGCTAGGGGGAGCCGGTAAAGTGGTGGGCATGAATTTGAGTGCACGTTTGGGCCGCGCGGCCATTGCCGCTTTCATTTTGGGCTGCACCTCTATCGGTGCGGGGTCTGCCTTTGCCGCCGAGACCACCACGGTGGCGCAGGGCGCCGGTACGGCGACCCTCACGGAGAAGGTCACCGATGAAGCCGGCGTATTAAGCACGCAAGAAAAGGCCGAGCTCAGGGAGAAGATCGGCCAGCTGCAAAAAGAGGAGCACTTAACGCTATTTGTCTACATCACTGATGAGTTGGGTACGGATCCAGAAACCTTTGCCGCAGCGACGGTCAAGGACAAGGGGCCTAATTCCGCGGTCTATGCGCTATCCATCAATGACCGCAAGATGGGCGTGCAGACCGGCAAGGATTGGCCCAAGGGCCGACTCGACCAGATGTATGACGCCGCCTATGACAAGCTCGCCAGCGATGAATACGGTGCTTCGGCCCTCGCGCTTGCCGACGCCGCCCTAGGCAACTCCTCCAGCAACTCCGCCTCCGATTCCTCTGGCCTAGCGTGGCTGGGCGGTGGCGCGGCCGCCATCGTCGCCGCCGGTGGCGGAATCATGTACTACTCCCGCCGCACTACCAAGAAGAATAATGCGCAGACGCTGGAGTCGGCCCGCGAAATTGGCCCGGGCGATACCGATCAGCTGGGCCGCCTGCCACTGGAGACCTTGGACCAGCTGGCGCAGGAGGAGCTGGTCTCTACCGATGAGTCCATCCGCCGCGGCAAGGAGGAGCTCAATATCGCGCTCTCCGAGTTCGGCCCAGAGCGCGTACGCCCGTTTACCAAGGCCATGAACCACTCCACTTCTACCCTGCAAAAGGCCTTCCACCTGCGCCAGCGCCTGGATGATGCCGTGCCGGAGTCCCCGGCCGAGCGCCGCCAAATGCTGGTAGAAATCGTCTCCTCCTGCGGCCAGGCCGATGACGCCCTCGACGCGCAGGCCGAGGAGTTTGCCAAGATGCGCGACTTGCTCATCCACTCCGATGAAAAGCTGGACGAGCTCACCCAGCGCACCGTGGGCCTGCGCGCCCGCCTGCCGGAGGCCGAGTCCACGCTGGCCGGCTTGAAGTCCAACTATGACGAGCACGTGCTCTCCTCCATTGCCGATAACCCCGAGCTTGCCGCCGCTTCCCTCGATGAGGCCGAAAAACTGCTCGACAAGGCCCGCGGGGTCCAGGCCCAGCCGGCCGGCCAGCAGGGTCCGCTGGTCGGTCTGATTCGCGATATCGAGCACGCCTGCGAGATGACGGATCGCCTCATTTCCGGCGTGGAGAACGCCGAGGAAAATATCGCCACCGCCCGTGGCAACCTCGAGGCGCTTATCGCCGAGGTCGAGGGCGAGATCAACGAGGCCCGCGAGCTCGAGCGCCAAGGAAAGGCCCAGGGAACCACCGCGGATTGGGACAAGCTCGAGGATCTGCTCGGCCGCGCCGGCACCGCGGTGAACGACGCCAAGGCCCACGGCCAGCAGGACCCGCTGGGCCAGCACACCGCGCTGACCTCCATCGATACCGAGCTGGATGAGGCGCTCGACCGCGTGCGCGAGAAGACCTCCACGCACGCGCGCCAGCTAGACCTCTTCCGCCAGCAGATTTCCGTAGCGGAATCCAATATCCAGGCCGCAGAAGACCTCATTTCCTCCCGCGGTCGCATCATCGGCTCGGGTGCGCGCACCGCGTTTGCCGACGCCAAACGCCTCCACGCCCAAGCCCTCCACACCGAGCGCAGCGATATCCGCGCCGCGCTGCAGTCCTCCCGCGAGGCGGTGGCCGCCGCCCAGGCGGCGCTACAGCGCGCCAAGGATGACATGGACGAGCACCGTCGCCGCCAGCAGCGCCAACAGATGGGCAATGCCGCCGGCAATGTCGTGACCGGTATGGTTCTTGGCCAAATGCTCAGCGGCGGCCGCGGGTTCGGCGGTGGATTCGGGGGCGGCGGCTTCGGCGGAGGAAGCTTTGGCGGCGGCGGCTTCGGCGGTGGCGGTGGAGGCGGCTTCCGCGGCGGTTCCTTCTAGCACCCGCCGAATCGGCGCACCACCGGCCCGGCTCCCCTACTCCGCAGGTGACGGGCTAGGTGCGCAGGGTGCGCGGGGTGGCGTCGAGAAGCGCGCAGGCGTAGCTCAAGAATATGGCGTCGAGCTCCGGCAGCTCGCCCACGCTCACGCGGAGGCCATCGCCGGCCGGCGCGGTGCTGGCAACCTCGGCGCCTGTGCCGCGGGCCACGATGCGGCGCTCGCGGCGGAAGGGGTTGCGGCGCTCGAGAAGGTACTCGCGGTCGGCGCAGGTCGCGCGCAGGCGGGTGACGGTAATCCCGGCCTGGGTGACCGAGAAGTCCTCGCCCGCGGCGGTCTGCGCGCGCAGGAA
The nucleotide sequence above comes from Corynebacterium tuberculostearicum. Encoded proteins:
- a CDS encoding deoxyguanosinetriphosphate triphosphohydrolase produces the protein MSYSYSAADFARLADEKPKGSAFHPVEEHRGLFARDRARVLHSAALRRLADKTQVVGPRDGDTPRTRLTHSLEVGQIARSIGSGLGLDPDLCDMAGLTHDIGHPPYGHNGENALNEVALNGFEGNAQTLRILTRLEPKVIVDDARGEPQSFGLNLTRAALDGACKYPWTKTNPDGTTNRKYGAYDEDAHLLDWLREGHTDNRKCIEAQVMDWSDDIAYSVHDVEDGIISRRISLNVLWDLVELAQLAEKGAKAFGGTADELLEAADSLRNLSVINAIGDFDYSLRDYANLKKMTSELVGRYVGATVGATSEANAELIASNSLGRMHGDLIVPKQAEAEVKLLKTIAVLYVMDEPAHLARQDRQRERIYRVYDYLVAGAPGSLDATFRLWWEQADTDAARDRAIIDQIASMTESRLERLARRSAELSGFLS
- a CDS encoding barstar family protein: MQRILITEHIRTRADFFNALGRTRGCEDCGPRNLDGLADFLREQRTSVIIASNMDIEGEDLAAVASVLEDQGAALVR
- a CDS encoding ribonuclease domain-containing protein → MSKSQASKKSLPVALGGLALAVVAGYFGFDLGGNDDSSASSPSESAGGAKAGDADTCEMSSLPAEAKDTAGDILAGGPYDYPDNDNARFGNYEGRLPQQDKNYYREYTVETPGSKNRGARRIITGGGSETDPDVWYYTDDHYESFCSIPDAEE
- a CDS encoding YdcF family protein, producing the protein MKYAIVLGTAQYDGRPSRILAGRLRHAGELATAEGLEVITVGGKLPGDRFTEAGVGRSYLREHFPHLTVHAVEEGMDTRSSLCAVKEAFALSDATIITDPLHRLRTALIARQEGITATVSGTPYYPAARFSAPWWRYLAHETGGVAYALVAGLLPPRGAAALRNGFYRVEQVLRPNQKLRHQTIQQEDDRA
- a CDS encoding TPM domain-containing protein yields the protein MNLSARLGRAAIAAFILGCTSIGAGSAFAAETTTVAQGAGTATLTEKVTDEAGVLSTQEKAELREKIGQLQKEEHLTLFVYITDELGTDPETFAAATVKDKGPNSAVYALSINDRKMGVQTGKDWPKGRLDQMYDAAYDKLASDEYGASALALADAALGNSSSNSASDSSGLAWLGGGAAAIVAAGGGIMYYSRRTTKKNNAQTLESAREIGPGDTDQLGRLPLETLDQLAQEELVSTDESIRRGKEELNIALSEFGPERVRPFTKAMNHSTSTLQKAFHLRQRLDDAVPESPAERRQMLVEIVSSCGQADDALDAQAEEFAKMRDLLIHSDEKLDELTQRTVGLRARLPEAESTLAGLKSNYDEHVLSSIADNPELAAASLDEAEKLLDKARGVQAQPAGQQGPLVGLIRDIEHACEMTDRLISGVENAEENIATARGNLEALIAEVEGEINEARELERQGKAQGTTADWDKLEDLLGRAGTAVNDAKAHGQQDPLGQHTALTSIDTELDEALDRVREKTSTHARQLDLFRQQISVAESNIQAAEDLISSRGRIIGSGARTAFADAKRLHAQALHTERSDIRAALQSSREAVAAAQAALQRAKDDMDEHRRRQQRQQMGNAAGNVVTGMVLGQMLSGGRGFGGGFGGGGFGGGSFGGGGFGGGGGGGFRGGSF